In Leptospira bouyouniensis, the sequence TTTTACTTCCTATCAATTTACTCTTTCCTATTCGATCTGCCATTGCCGATACCATATTGCAAGTAAAGGCAGCTTTTGGTTTGGAAATGCGCGCAGGGATTGTTCCCGTGCAAGAATTGTATCGAGCAGGGGCAGAATTATTTTTAAGTAAGTTCAAAGCATCCGATCATTATGTGCAATGTTCTCTTTTTGGGACCGCATTAGCTCTTGCAGAACAATGGATCAAAGAAGGAAAAGACGAATCTTATTTGGTCCGCGAAAATGAAAAAATTCTCCCTGCCGACTTTACTGGATTTACTTGTCGTTGGAAAGACATACCAAGTGAAAGGGGAGAAATTGTTTCCCTTATCGTAAAACCAAATCATGCAGATTTAGAAGTCTGTAAAAAAATAATAACACGTGTCCTCAATTTCATTCGTTCTGAGTATGGTGAAGAAAAGGATTACCACCCACTCAGCCTAAATCAAATTGAATTGGACAACGGTGACAATTTAAGAAAAGAAGCTGTCGCAAGGACTGGGAAAAAATCTGGATTAAAGTTTCGCCTAACACTTTTGCAAATATGGATCGAAAGGACACTCATGGCTCTTGCAATGCGCTGGAAACTTCCGATCAAATCAGGTCATTATTCTTTGGACCGATTGAAAGAATACCAAGTGATGTCTGCTGATTTTCGAAAGTATGATGGTACTCTAAAAATGGTAATTGATGGTTCCAAAAAACATAGATTGGCTTTAGAAACCTTCTTACGTCAGTTAGAGGGGGAAGGATTACTTCATTTTGGAATGTTTGTATCGAATCGGTCCCTAATGACCTGTGTATTAAAAGTCGCATCATCCGATGAAGTGCATTTTGTTGATGGAGCAGATGGTGGGTTTGCCATGGCCGCCAAAGTTTTAAAAGAAAAGTTAAAAGGAATTTGATAAGGGTTTGTCATGAAGAGACTGAATGGAATTTTGTAGGTTCCATTCAGATTTGAACACTTCTACGTTTTTATCTATTGTTGGACACAAATTAATTTCTTCGTTGCCGAGCAAATGGATTCTTGGCTCGTGATACTTGTCGAAGAAGCCATTGTCCAAGTTTGACCATATAGAAAAGAAGCTGGAGTGGATGGACAATTTTGATACGTAAATCCGTTACAGTTGTGGAGATAAGTGAGCCCGTCTCCCGGGCAAGTTGGAGGACTTGTTTGTGTAGCTGGTGTTAGAGTGTTAGTCATACCTGTCCAATACTGGTCTCCAACATTTGAAAAAGAACGAACGAGAGTAGTGGGATCAAATCCGGCAGAACCATTCGCGATAAATAAACGAGAATACTCATCGCTACAGTTGGAATATCCAGAAGTATTACATCGATAATAGTGGCGACCAGCTGTTAACACCCAGTTGGTGCCGTTCGGTATCCGATCATTTGTCACACTGCCTCCGCTATTACTGACAATTAATGCTTTGTAAGTACCAGCTGGCACTCCGCCAGGTTTATTATTATTACATGTGTCATCAGCAGCAAACACCCCTTGTGCCGTCATTTCACCGTTGTAACTGGAAGTGGTTACAAATATTGCCTTCCCCGCTGGTTCATCGTCTTCATTGGTGATGCTATGGTCACCTGGGTTTGCTGCATTTTGGTAATTGGTATCGGTATTGGCTACCATAACAAATTGGATGTCAAAGGACTGGTTCCCATCTGCGTAGGAATCATTTAGACCAGTGACGGTGAAGGTTTGTTTTTTGGCAGAACTTGCACATCCTGAGTCTGATGCATTCCCTGGTTCCACTTCACTATTGACCGGAAACGTGATCGGAGAGGATGTGATGTCACCACA encodes:
- a CDS encoding DUF3095 domain-containing protein, producing MDDFYKNIKPSSQFQSIFEGTIVSKVPDDWFVLITDIVGSTKAIEEGRYKDVNTAGGLTAIAVANVYGHMDFPFVFGGDGVTFLLPINLLFPIRSAIADTILQVKAAFGLEMRAGIVPVQELYRAGAELFLSKFKASDHYVQCSLFGTALALAEQWIKEGKDESYLVRENEKILPADFTGFTCRWKDIPSERGEIVSLIVKPNHADLEVCKKIITRVLNFIRSEYGEEKDYHPLSLNQIELDNGDNLRKEAVARTGKKSGLKFRLTLLQIWIERTLMALAMRWKLPIKSGHYSLDRLKEYQVMSADFRKYDGTLKMVIDGSKKHRLALETFLRQLEGEGLLHFGMFVSNRSLMTCVLKVASSDEVHFVDGADGGFAMAAKVLKEKLKGI